A genomic segment from candidate division KSB1 bacterium encodes:
- a CDS encoding YgiT-type zinc finger protein encodes MKPFDKCPTCGGNPVEKDVEKLLKGGIHTAVLKVRADGCLRCGERLHSVETVRRFEQIRQKLERQEVAEVQALGQSLQVV; translated from the coding sequence ATGAAGCCTTTTGATAAGTGTCCTACTTGTGGTGGCAACCCAGTTGAGAAGGACGTAGAGAAACTGCTCAAAGGCGGCATTCATACAGCCGTGCTCAAGGTGCGTGCGGATGGATGCCTGCGCTGCGGCGAACGATTGCATTCGGTTGAGACGGTAAGACGCTTTGAGCAGATTCGGCAGAAACTGGAAAGGCAGGAAGTCGCCGAGGTTCAGGCACTTGGTCAATCTCTTCAGGTGGTGTAG
- a CDS encoding adenosine-specific kinase, giving the protein MEIKAVQVKKPDEVNVIIGMSHFIKTVEDVHEALVCSVPNIKFGFAFCESSGPRLVRSSGTDDHLVQLAQENALAIGAGHSFVLLLGNAYPINVLRALRDVMEIVNICCATANPVEVLVVETPQGRGIIGVVDGQSPLGVETAEDVAHRKEFLRRIGYKLG; this is encoded by the coding sequence ATGGAGATCAAGGCTGTTCAGGTCAAGAAGCCCGATGAGGTCAATGTCATCATCGGCATGTCGCACTTCATCAAGACCGTCGAGGATGTGCACGAGGCACTTGTCTGCTCCGTGCCCAACATCAAGTTCGGATTTGCCTTCTGCGAGTCATCGGGGCCGCGCCTGGTGCGCTCCAGCGGCACCGACGACCACTTGGTGCAACTGGCACAAGAGAACGCCTTGGCCATTGGCGCAGGGCACTCGTTTGTCCTCCTCTTGGGAAACGCCTACCCGATCAACGTGCTGCGCGCGCTGCGCGACGTCATGGAGATTGTCAACATCTGCTGCGCTACGGCTAACCCTGTGGAGGTTCTGGTGGTGGAGACGCCGCAGGGGCGAGGGATAATTGGCGTCGTTGATGGTCAGAGCCCGCTCGGGGTGGAGACGGCAGAAGACGTTGCACATCGCAAGGAGTTCCTGCGCCGCATCGGCTACAAGCTCGGCTGA
- a CDS encoding sigma-54 dependent transcriptional regulator, with product MRRGRVLVVDNEQRMCQVLKAGLEADGHYVVMAFDGQAALDAFAREPFDVVLCDLKMPGMDGLQVLKELKRRHPGVEVMLMTAYATAQTAVEAMKQGAYDYLIKPFETDELRLKVAHLIEKRRLAEENVALRQELRHTFELAYVVGRSEAMEKVYRMVQKVAPTDATVLLRGESGTGKELIARAIHELSPRADKPFVAVSCGALPESLLESELFGYEKGAFTGADRRKEGLFQAAGEGTLFLDEIGDVSLATQVKLLRVLQSHEMVPLGATKAIPVRARIIAATNRNLEEALHAGTFREDLYYRINVFPIVLPPLRERREDIPELINHFLRKYGGPKAAIEPDALVALMHYAWPGNVRELENVVERTVIMTGGGVITRADLPAHIVHSTAPSSPVEIPHEGLALEEVERHLIVRALDKAGGNKTEAARLLGVTRRRLYSMMERLGVRSP from the coding sequence GTGCGACGCGGGCGAGTGTTAGTGGTCGACAATGAACAGCGCATGTGCCAGGTGTTGAAGGCGGGGCTGGAAGCCGATGGACACTACGTGGTCATGGCCTTCGATGGTCAGGCCGCCTTGGACGCTTTTGCCCGCGAACCTTTCGACGTGGTGCTCTGTGACCTTAAGATGCCCGGCATGGATGGCCTGCAGGTGCTCAAAGAGCTCAAGAGGCGCCACCCCGGGGTGGAGGTCATGCTGATGACCGCCTACGCCACCGCCCAGACGGCGGTGGAGGCCATGAAACAGGGGGCGTACGACTACCTCATCAAGCCTTTCGAGACCGATGAGCTGCGCCTGAAAGTCGCACACCTCATCGAAAAGCGGCGCCTGGCTGAAGAGAACGTTGCCCTCCGTCAAGAGCTACGCCATACCTTCGAGCTGGCCTATGTGGTGGGCCGCAGCGAAGCCATGGAGAAGGTCTACCGTATGGTGCAGAAAGTGGCCCCCACCGACGCCACCGTGCTGCTCCGAGGCGAGAGCGGCACCGGCAAGGAGCTTATCGCCAGAGCCATCCACGAGTTGAGCCCGCGTGCCGACAAGCCGTTTGTCGCCGTCAGCTGTGGCGCCTTGCCGGAGAGCCTGTTGGAGAGCGAGCTTTTTGGCTACGAAAAGGGCGCCTTCACTGGAGCTGACCGTCGCAAAGAGGGATTGTTTCAGGCAGCCGGCGAAGGGACGCTCTTTTTAGACGAAATCGGCGATGTCTCGCTGGCTACCCAAGTGAAGCTCCTTCGCGTCCTGCAGAGCCACGAGATGGTGCCGCTGGGTGCCACCAAAGCCATCCCTGTGCGCGCCCGCATCATCGCTGCCACCAATCGCAACCTGGAGGAGGCGCTGCATGCCGGCACCTTCCGCGAAGACCTCTACTACCGCATCAATGTCTTCCCCATCGTGTTGCCGCCACTGCGCGAGCGTCGCGAGGACATCCCGGAACTGATCAACCACTTTCTGCGAAAGTACGGAGGCCCCAAGGCCGCCATCGAGCCCGATGCCTTGGTGGCCCTGATGCACTACGCCTGGCCGGGCAACGTGCGCGAGCTGGAGAACGTGGTGGAGCGCACGGTGATCATGACCGGCGGGGGAGTCATCACGCGCGCCGACTTGCCGGCGCACATCGTCCACAGCACAGCACCGTCCTCGCCGGTGGAAATCCCCCACGAAGGGCTGGCCTTGGAGGAAGTCGAGCGGCACTTGATCGTCAGAGCTCTTGATAAGGCAGGAGGAAACAAGACCGAAGCTGCGCGGCTCTTGGGAGTGACGCGCCGCAGGCTGTACTCGATGATGGAGCGGCTCGGCGTTCGCTCACCGTGA
- a CDS encoding P-loop NTPase, producing MSKIGRKRVVVALGSGKGGVGKTTLSLALAQRLCTQGHTVTLVDADLGGQNLAAALMHPAGGPLREGFLRNAMAVSRHEKSGGQLQLVSFCHTPSDASEHDGLAGRLARTLRGLRSGLVIVDLGPGVAPFTLDCFLAADLGVVVTTPEPLAIRGSFLFLEACLLRGLEREAYGRPEANKLLRFLRKRRGNDDKPLRELLGGFNKGRHCLTSVLEVLLEKLRVGIVVNCVREEGDKRVAQTLRAMLLDLLGMHTELWGYVPFLRELRRLSRAHHGDSTWTSPLLDGCLDPLTSVVQLAARGLRRGWPSDRITVLDNQEGPQVVCSTRCTCWSSCELRRGGYPCRITPLGELKTLLADLAAE from the coding sequence ATGAGCAAAATAGGGAGGAAGAGGGTGGTCGTTGCGCTGGGCAGCGGCAAAGGCGGCGTGGGCAAGACGACGCTTTCCTTAGCTTTGGCGCAACGCCTGTGCACTCAGGGGCACACGGTCACCCTCGTCGACGCAGATCTTGGGGGACAGAATCTGGCGGCGGCTCTCATGCATCCTGCGGGTGGGCCGCTCCGCGAGGGTTTCCTGCGGAACGCTATGGCGGTGTCACGCCACGAAAAGAGTGGCGGCCAACTCCAACTGGTGAGCTTCTGCCACACGCCGTCAGATGCCTCCGAGCACGATGGCCTGGCCGGACGCCTTGCGCGCACCCTGCGGGGGCTTAGATCCGGCTTGGTCATTGTCGACCTGGGTCCGGGCGTTGCCCCGTTCACTTTGGACTGCTTCCTGGCTGCCGACCTCGGGGTAGTGGTGACCACTCCTGAACCATTAGCGATCCGGGGGTCTTTTCTCTTCCTGGAGGCGTGCCTTTTACGGGGCTTGGAGCGAGAGGCTTATGGGCGTCCCGAGGCGAATAAGCTATTGCGGTTCCTGCGCAAGCGCCGCGGCAACGACGACAAACCTCTGCGCGAGCTCCTGGGCGGCTTCAACAAGGGACGCCACTGCCTGACCAGCGTGTTGGAAGTCCTCCTGGAGAAATTGCGGGTGGGAATTGTCGTCAATTGCGTGCGCGAGGAGGGGGACAAGCGCGTGGCGCAAACGTTGCGCGCTATGCTGCTCGACCTCTTGGGCATGCACACCGAGCTGTGGGGTTATGTCCCGTTCCTTCGGGAACTGCGCCGGCTCTCGCGGGCCCACCACGGCGACAGCACCTGGACGTCCCCGCTTCTCGACGGTTGCCTTGACCCATTGACCAGCGTGGTCCAGTTGGCCGCACGCGGCTTGCGCCGGGGATGGCCATCGGACAGGATTACCGTGCTGGACAACCAGGAGGGGCCGCAGGTGGTGTGCAGCACACGATGCACCTGTTGGTCCAGTTGCGAGCTGCGGCGCGGCGGCTATCCATGCCGCATCACTCCCCTTGGCGAGCTCAAGACGCTGTTGGCCGACCTTGCGGCGGAATAG
- a CDS encoding NUDIX domain-containing protein — protein sequence MSQHSAGILLFRRQHGKLEVLLVHPGGPFWAKRDLGAWSIPKGLDDSTEDPLQAALRELKEETGLTVQGSPIALGEFRQPSGKIIYAWALEHDFDVTRLVSNTFPLEWPKGSGKVHQFPEVDRAAWFEVEEAKRRILEGQVPIIDKLVAALARQGEPQPGAA from the coding sequence ATGAGCCAACACAGCGCAGGCATTCTGCTCTTCAGGCGCCAGCACGGCAAGCTCGAAGTCCTGCTCGTGCATCCTGGCGGGCCCTTTTGGGCAAAGAGGGACCTCGGCGCCTGGTCCATACCAAAGGGTCTTGACGACTCAACAGAGGACCCACTCCAGGCGGCACTAAGGGAGCTGAAAGAGGAAACCGGGTTGACGGTTCAGGGCAGCCCGATTGCCCTGGGGGAGTTTCGGCAACCAAGCGGCAAGATAATCTACGCCTGGGCTCTGGAGCACGACTTTGACGTGACGCGACTTGTCAGCAACACCTTCCCGCTGGAGTGGCCGAAGGGCTCTGGGAAGGTGCACCAGTTCCCAGAAGTCGACCGCGCTGCCTGGTTCGAGGTCGAGGAGGCGAAAAGGAGGATCCTCGAGGGGCAAGTTCCCATCATTGACAAGCTGGTGGCAGCTCTGGCGCGCCAGGGGGAGCCGCAGCCAGGCGCAGCTTAG
- a CDS encoding ATP-binding protein, protein MQEFEKLGVFYLGRLYDLEKKARRDELLLYDSKDLVTHAVCVGMTGSGKTGLCIGLLEEAALDGIPAIIVDPKGDLPNLLLTFPELSPAEFLPWITEDDARTRGLSAEEYAREQAELWKKGLAEWGQDGARIRRLREAADFAIYTPGSTVGLPVSIIASFAAPPQEIVDDSELLRERVNTTVTSLLNLMGIEADPLQSREHILLSNILDRAWRQRQDMELAALIQAIQSPPMRKIGVFDVESFFPTKERFALAMRLNNLLAAPGFETWLEGEALDIGRILYTPEGKPRMAIFSIAHLNDAERMFFVSLLLSQLLGWMRTQSGTSTLRALFYMDEIFGYFPPVANPPAKAPLMTLLKQARAFGLGIVLATQNPVDLDYKGLANAGTWFIGRLQTDRDKQRLLDGLEGANLGSAFDRKRMEQTLASLGKRIFLMNNVHEKEPVIFETRWAMSYLRGPMTRTQIKQLMEERKKAVPVVQEVSGRALTARRQAATRPALPPDIPGYFLPVRRGQPGGTLLRYEPRLLGLAKVYYLDRKLEIDSEQTAALLATMPERPALIDWDGAEPVAIAEAELQRAAADEQAVFGELPAEATKRANYPEWQKDLQEWLFRKHTLQLLRSPSLGLVSKPGETARDFRIRLQLAAHEQRDEMVERLRQKYAARMTSLQERVRRAEWALQREVEQAKQQKMQTALSLGTTLLGAFVGRKAISHSTLGRATTAARGASRAMKEEQDVRRAQENLEQVRQQLAELEQQLAREIEEMQARTDPMNERLETVVLRPRKTDVNVSLIALAWVPHWQDQAGQLSPAW, encoded by the coding sequence ATGCAGGAGTTTGAAAAGTTGGGCGTCTTTTACTTAGGCCGCCTGTATGACTTGGAGAAGAAGGCGCGCCGCGATGAGCTTCTGCTCTATGACTCCAAGGACTTGGTGACGCACGCCGTCTGCGTGGGCATGACCGGCAGCGGCAAGACGGGCCTGTGCATTGGCCTTCTCGAAGAGGCCGCACTCGATGGCATCCCGGCGATTATCGTCGATCCAAAGGGCGATCTCCCCAATTTGCTCCTCACGTTTCCAGAATTGAGTCCTGCAGAATTCTTGCCCTGGATCACCGAGGACGATGCGCGCACGAGGGGCCTCTCTGCGGAAGAGTATGCTCGGGAACAGGCAGAGTTGTGGAAGAAGGGCTTGGCCGAATGGGGGCAGGACGGTGCGCGCATCCGGCGGCTGCGCGAGGCCGCAGACTTTGCCATCTACACGCCGGGAAGCACCGTCGGCCTACCGGTGTCCATCATTGCTTCTTTTGCCGCCCCTCCGCAAGAGATTGTCGACGATAGCGAGCTCTTGCGCGAGCGCGTCAACACCACCGTCACCAGCCTGCTCAATTTGATGGGCATCGAGGCTGACCCGCTGCAGAGCCGCGAGCACATTCTGCTGAGCAACATCCTCGACCGCGCATGGCGACAACGTCAGGACATGGAGCTTGCCGCGCTCATTCAAGCCATTCAGTCCCCGCCCATGAGGAAGATCGGTGTGTTCGATGTGGAATCGTTTTTTCCGACCAAGGAGCGCTTTGCGTTGGCCATGCGGCTCAACAACTTGCTGGCTGCCCCCGGGTTTGAGACCTGGCTGGAAGGGGAGGCCTTGGACATCGGTCGCATCCTCTACACGCCGGAGGGCAAGCCGCGCATGGCCATCTTCTCGATCGCCCACCTCAACGACGCCGAGCGTATGTTCTTCGTCTCCCTTCTCTTGAGCCAGCTCTTAGGGTGGATGCGCACCCAATCGGGTACCAGCACCTTGCGGGCACTGTTCTATATGGACGAAATCTTTGGCTACTTCCCGCCGGTCGCCAACCCGCCCGCAAAGGCGCCGCTGATGACCCTGCTGAAGCAGGCGCGGGCGTTTGGCCTGGGCATCGTCCTTGCCACCCAGAACCCCGTGGACCTGGACTACAAGGGCTTGGCCAACGCCGGCACCTGGTTTATCGGTCGGCTGCAGACGGACCGCGACAAGCAGCGGCTGCTGGACGGCCTGGAGGGGGCAAACCTCGGCAGCGCCTTCGACCGCAAGCGCATGGAGCAGACGTTGGCCAGCCTGGGGAAGCGAATCTTCCTCATGAATAACGTCCACGAGAAAGAGCCCGTGATTTTCGAGACGCGGTGGGCGATGTCCTACCTGCGCGGTCCGATGACCAGGACGCAGATCAAGCAGCTCATGGAGGAGCGCAAGAAGGCGGTGCCGGTGGTGCAAGAGGTGAGTGGGCGGGCGCTGACTGCACGACGCCAGGCAGCAACCCGGCCAGCGCTGCCGCCGGACATCCCCGGGTACTTCCTGCCCGTGCGCAGGGGGCAACCAGGTGGCACCCTGCTGCGGTACGAGCCGAGGCTGCTCGGGCTGGCGAAGGTCTATTACCTGGACAGGAAGCTGGAGATCGATTCTGAACAGACCGCGGCACTCCTTGCCACCATGCCCGAGCGACCTGCGCTAATCGACTGGGACGGCGCCGAGCCAGTGGCGATAGCCGAAGCTGAGTTGCAAAGGGCGGCCGCCGACGAGCAAGCGGTGTTCGGGGAGCTGCCTGCCGAGGCGACTAAAAGGGCCAATTACCCCGAGTGGCAAAAGGACTTGCAGGAATGGCTCTTTCGCAAGCACACTCTGCAACTGTTGCGCAGCCCGTCCTTAGGCCTAGTGTCCAAGCCGGGCGAGACGGCGAGAGACTTCCGCATCCGGCTGCAGCTTGCCGCCCATGAGCAGCGGGACGAGATGGTGGAACGCTTGCGGCAAAAGTACGCCGCGCGCATGACGTCGCTGCAGGAGCGCGTCCGTCGTGCCGAGTGGGCTTTGCAGCGAGAGGTGGAACAGGCCAAGCAGCAGAAGATGCAGACGGCGCTCTCGTTGGGTACCACCTTGCTCGGTGCCTTTGTGGGCAGAAAGGCCATCAGCCATTCCACGCTTGGTCGCGCTACCACTGCCGCCCGTGGGGCCAGCAGGGCGATGAAGGAGGAGCAGGACGTGAGGCGCGCGCAGGAAAACCTGGAACAGGTACGTCAACAGCTGGCAGAGTTGGAGCAGCAACTCGCCCGCGAGATAGAAGAGATGCAGGCGCGCACCGACCCAATGAACGAGCGGCTGGAGACCGTGGTGCTCAGGCCACGCAAGACGGACGTGAACGTGTCGCTGATCGCCTTAGCCTGGGTACCCCATTGGCAGGACCAGGCCGGACAGCTCTCGCCGGCATGGTGA
- a CDS encoding DUF4332 domain-containing protein has product MANYKIVEIEGIGKSYANKLAKVGVTTVSDLLEKGATRKGRKDLAEATGINESLILKWVNAADLFRIPGIGSEYAELLEKAGVDSVKELRNRKPENLHAALTEVNEKHKLVRKLPGLSQVEGWVEAAKQLEPVLKY; this is encoded by the coding sequence ATGGCAAACTACAAGATTGTGGAAATCGAAGGCATCGGCAAGTCATACGCAAACAAGTTGGCCAAGGTCGGCGTCACGACGGTCAGCGACCTGCTCGAAAAAGGGGCCACCCGCAAGGGACGGAAGGACTTGGCAGAGGCTACCGGCATCAACGAGTCCCTGATCCTGAAGTGGGTGAACGCCGCCGACTTGTTCCGCATCCCGGGCATTGGCAGCGAGTACGCGGAGCTGCTGGAGAAGGCGGGTGTGGACAGCGTCAAGGAGCTGCGCAACCGCAAGCCCGAGAATCTCCACGCGGCCCTCACCGAGGTCAACGAGAAGCACAAGCTCGTGCGGAAGCTGCCCGGTCTTAGCCAGGTCGAAGGCTGGGTAGAGGCTGCCAAGCAGCTCGAGCCGGTCCTCAAGTACTGA
- the lysM gene encoding peptidoglycan-binding protein LysM, translating to MGTFSFLKNVGAAIFGGGKNEAKEVETLLRTELGDRIKNLKVEFKNDTIFLYGQCDTHATKEKAILLAGNVKGVATVNDDYFTAPKPEEETEFYTVKRGDSLSKIAKAYYGDAMKYPVIFEANREVIKDPNLIYPGQVLRIPKIAR from the coding sequence ATGGGAACCTTTAGTTTCCTGAAGAACGTGGGTGCGGCAATTTTTGGTGGAGGCAAGAACGAAGCCAAGGAGGTGGAAACGCTCCTGCGCACCGAACTCGGAGACCGCATCAAGAACCTCAAGGTCGAATTCAAGAACGACACCATCTTCCTGTACGGTCAATGTGATACACATGCCACCAAGGAAAAGGCCATTCTGCTCGCCGGCAATGTCAAAGGCGTTGCCACCGTGAATGACGACTATTTCACCGCGCCCAAGCCGGAGGAAGAGACCGAGTTCTACACCGTGAAGAGAGGAGACTCGCTGTCCAAGATTGCCAAGGCCTACTACGGCGATGCCATGAAGTATCCGGTCATCTTCGAGGCCAACCGGGAGGTGATCAAGGACCCCAATCTGATCTATCCTGGCCAGGTCCTGCGCATCCCCAAGATCGCGCGATAG
- a CDS encoding DUF937 domain-containing protein — protein sequence MSKWGGEVSREIGNKLGISSNVVAQIIPQVVPLILSGLRKQKDERGGEARVDHILNEYGSASFLQNIAGLVAQKATDPSADPQLGGLLGPAGVQATQAIARQFKLDPGVATKLIPMVTPFVLAALRQKRATQKGGSSAVAALLDREGDGNILDDAAGFLMKGLMGGSGSRGGAQAVGNVLSSLFGKKKQ from the coding sequence ATGAGCAAATGGGGTGGGGAGGTAAGCAGAGAGATCGGCAACAAGCTGGGCATCAGCTCCAACGTGGTCGCCCAGATCATTCCGCAGGTAGTCCCCCTCATCCTGAGCGGCCTTCGCAAACAGAAGGACGAACGAGGCGGCGAAGCGCGAGTCGATCATATCCTGAACGAGTACGGGAGCGCAAGCTTCTTGCAAAACATCGCCGGCCTGGTTGCGCAAAAGGCAACGGACCCGAGTGCTGACCCGCAACTGGGAGGACTTCTGGGACCGGCCGGAGTACAGGCCACCCAGGCCATAGCTAGGCAGTTCAAGCTCGACCCGGGCGTGGCCACCAAGCTCATCCCCATGGTGACCCCGTTCGTCCTGGCTGCCCTGAGGCAGAAGCGGGCCACCCAGAAAGGCGGCTCCTCGGCCGTGGCAGCCCTGCTGGATCGAGAGGGCGACGGCAACATCCTCGACGACGCAGCAGGGTTTCTCATGAAGGGACTCATGGGCGGTTCGGGCTCTCGGGGTGGTGCCCAGGCGGTGGGAAACGTCCTATCTTCCCTTTTCGGCAAGAAGAAGCAGTAG
- a CDS encoding glycoside hydrolase family 116 protein yields the protein MRRTDFLHNTLPNGYMTFRTLIPLGEHWWQFKACADGQMGTVIKASREWKLSGDNGFLRELWPKVKAALEFAWKGCGSPPPQGFEWTAAQVTRPWDKDMDRVMEGEQHNTYDIEFYGPNTMTGSLYLGALKAAAEMAKAMGEHKAATLYRSLYEQGRKKYDQLLWNGRYYRQQVEVAEGLEVPEHLRMPSSQDAPSGGQPKYQYGEGCLSDQLLGQYLAHVVGLGYLLPPEHVRTAIKSVFDYNWRRPLGDLCNVQRVYALNDEAGLLLCSWPFGKRPLLPFVYSDEVWTGIEYQVAATLIYNGWIDEGLSVVKGARDRYDGLRRNPWEEIECGHHYARAMAS from the coding sequence ATGCGCCGCACCGATTTTCTCCACAATACTCTGCCCAACGGGTACATGACCTTCCGCACCCTCATACCCCTCGGCGAGCACTGGTGGCAATTCAAGGCATGCGCCGATGGCCAGATGGGCACCGTCATCAAGGCCTCCCGTGAGTGGAAATTGAGCGGCGACAATGGGTTCTTGCGCGAGCTCTGGCCCAAGGTCAAGGCGGCGTTAGAGTTCGCATGGAAAGGGTGCGGCTCGCCACCACCGCAAGGGTTCGAGTGGACAGCCGCGCAGGTCACCCGGCCCTGGGACAAGGACATGGACCGGGTCATGGAAGGGGAGCAGCACAACACCTACGACATCGAGTTCTATGGGCCGAACACCATGACCGGCTCGCTCTACCTCGGCGCCCTCAAGGCGGCAGCAGAGATGGCCAAGGCCATGGGCGAGCACAAGGCCGCCACTTTGTATCGTAGCCTCTACGAGCAGGGCAGGAAAAAGTATGACCAGCTGCTGTGGAACGGTCGCTACTACCGCCAGCAGGTCGAGGTGGCTGAAGGTTTAGAAGTCCCGGAGCACCTGCGCATGCCCTCGTCCCAAGACGCACCCAGCGGTGGACAACCCAAGTACCAGTACGGCGAGGGGTGCCTGTCGGACCAGTTGCTCGGCCAGTACTTGGCGCACGTGGTCGGGCTCGGCTATCTGTTGCCGCCGGAACACGTGAGAACCGCGATCAAGTCAGTGTTCGACTACAACTGGCGGCGGCCGCTGGGTGACCTTTGCAACGTGCAACGCGTGTACGCCCTGAACGACGAAGCGGGGTTGCTGCTCTGCTCGTGGCCTTTTGGCAAGCGACCGCTGCTGCCCTTCGTGTACAGCGACGAAGTCTGGACGGGCATCGAATACCAGGTGGCTGCCACGCTCATCTACAACGGTTGGATTGACGAAGGGCTTTCCGTGGTGAAGGGGGCGCGCGACCGCTACGATGGACTCCGCCGAAATCCTTGGGAGGAGATCGAATGCGGGCACCACTATGCACGAGCGATGGCCAGTTAG
- a CDS encoding pyridoxamine 5'-phosphate oxidase family protein, which produces MDIPREIRQVLEEQKFGVLCTQSQGRPYASLVTFASTHDLYSLLIATSPATRKFANLAARPRAALLVDNRANTPEDLQQAIALTATGATREVHARERAALAEGDAARHPELAEFVEQDGTALICLEVEWYFVANGLSRGYALRMR; this is translated from the coding sequence ATGGACATCCCCAGGGAGATCCGGCAGGTTTTGGAGGAGCAGAAATTCGGCGTATTGTGCACGCAGAGCCAGGGGAGGCCTTACGCCAGTTTGGTGACCTTTGCCAGCACCCACGACCTGTATTCGCTGCTCATCGCCACGTCGCCGGCCACGCGCAAGTTCGCCAACTTAGCTGCCCGTCCACGTGCTGCTCTTCTGGTGGACAACCGCGCCAATACTCCCGAGGATTTGCAGCAGGCTATTGCCCTTACCGCCACCGGTGCGACACGGGAGGTGCACGCTCGCGAAAGAGCTGCTCTGGCGGAAGGTGACGCGGCACGTCATCCGGAACTGGCCGAGTTTGTCGAGCAGGATGGCACGGCCCTGATCTGCCTTGAGGTAGAGTGGTACTTCGTGGCCAATGGACTGAGCCGCGGGTACGCGCTGCGAATGAGGTAG
- a CDS encoding DJ-1/PfpI family protein, with protein sequence MKKVLVPIANGIEELEAVTVIDVLRRAGAEVTVAAVDNLQVVASRGTKLVADVPIGACEMLTFDLIALPGGMPGAEHLRDCAPLVRLLKEQASSGRLYAAICAAPVVVLQHHGLLTGRRATAHPSFAPRLTNQEAVEERVVVDGNCVTSRGPGTALEFALSLVELLYGKERAEQVAAPMLALWPARTAEHA encoded by the coding sequence GTGAAGAAGGTCCTGGTACCCATTGCCAACGGCATCGAGGAGCTCGAGGCGGTCACCGTCATCGACGTCTTGAGGCGCGCAGGGGCAGAGGTAACGGTAGCTGCGGTTGACAACCTGCAGGTGGTGGCCTCCCGTGGCACGAAACTCGTGGCTGACGTACCGATTGGCGCATGCGAGATGCTGACATTCGACCTCATCGCGCTACCTGGCGGCATGCCAGGGGCTGAGCACCTTCGCGACTGCGCGCCCCTGGTGCGCCTTCTCAAAGAGCAGGCGTCATCCGGAAGGCTTTACGCCGCCATTTGCGCCGCGCCGGTGGTGGTGCTCCAGCATCACGGCTTGCTGACCGGCCGGCGCGCCACTGCACACCCCTCCTTTGCGCCTCGTCTCACCAACCAGGAGGCCGTTGAGGAGCGCGTCGTGGTGGATGGCAACTGCGTGACCAGCAGGGGCCCGGGCACGGCGCTGGAGTTTGCCTTGAGCTTAGTTGAGCTCCTTTACGGAAAGGAACGGGCCGAGCAGGTGGCGGCGCCCATGTTGGCCTTGTGGCCGGCCCGCACCGCCGAGCACGCTTAG
- the sixA gene encoding phosphohistidine phosphatase SixA, translated as MAIFLVQHGKSLPEEADPKRHLSPEGAREVERMAAWAQRQGLHVGRIVHSGKQRARQTAELFASMLHPPGGVEERSGLAPLDDPRPVVAWLEKEDAPMLVGHLPFLSRLAALLVAGTPEPPVVSFTHGGIVCLDSRGEGSGWLLAWAVTPALVE; from the coding sequence ATGGCTATCTTTCTCGTCCAACACGGCAAGAGCCTCCCCGAGGAAGCTGACCCAAAACGCCATCTTTCCCCTGAGGGGGCGCGCGAGGTGGAGCGAATGGCCGCTTGGGCGCAGCGGCAAGGGCTGCACGTGGGTCGTATCGTGCACAGCGGCAAGCAACGCGCCCGCCAGACGGCAGAGCTCTTCGCCAGCATGCTCCACCCGCCAGGGGGCGTGGAAGAGCGCAGCGGCCTAGCACCCTTGGACGACCCGCGGCCCGTGGTGGCCTGGTTGGAAAAAGAAGACGCGCCCATGCTCGTCGGCCATCTCCCTTTCCTTTCGCGGCTGGCAGCGCTCCTGGTGGCGGGGACTCCGGAACCGCCGGTGGTCAGCTTCACACATGGCGGGATCGTCTGCTTGGACAGCCGGGGCGAAGGCTCCGGATGGCTCCTGGCCTGGGCAGTGACGCCGGCACTGGTGGAGTGA